In Yarrowia lipolytica chromosome 1F, complete sequence, a genomic segment contains:
- a CDS encoding uncharacterized protein (Compare to YALI0F16753g, weakly similar to uniprot|Q9XYW6 Drosophila melanogaster CHIP protein (RE01069p)) has protein sequence MPTAEEFKTIGNDFYSNHDFEAAIMNYSQAIVKNPKNVIYYQNRAMAYSKLGKYEEMERDCSKALEILPNSVKALYYLGIALTALRRFRQGAEVLDKAYAESVKMSSALSPKISEQILLLKEQRHSHELESVRRQSDSLLTYMLELLEKDKQEQLNELKAQGLSGQALRSERQFVQEEFLDKEKQIISTFKASQKGSQNGNSAMEEIPDYLADPISFNLFMDPVVTPAGQTYERSWLLEHLKGGGKDPLTRKNLSPKDLYPNLAVKKAAEDFMKRNGKY, from the exons ATGCCGACCGCCGAGGAGTTTAAGACGATCGGAAATGATTTCTACAGCAATCACGACTTTGAAGCTGCCATTATG aatTATTCTCAAGC AATCGTTAAAAACCCGAAAAACGTCATATACTACCAAAAT AGAGCGATGGCCTACTCAAAGCTAGGCAAGTACGAAGAGATGGAAAGAGATTGCTCAAAGGCATTGGAAATACTGCCCAACTCGGTCAAAGCATTGTACTACCTAGGTATCGCCTTGACAGCTCTGCGACGGTTTAGACAGGGCGCCGAGGTACTGGATAAAGCATACGCCGAATCGGTAAAGATGTCGAGCGCTCTATCGCCCAAAATCTCCGAACAGATTTTGCTTCTTAAGGAACAACGACACTCCCATGAACTCGAGTCTGTTCGGCGCCAGTCTGACTCACTGTTGACTTAcatgctggagctgttggaaAAGGATAAACAGGAGCAGTTAAACGAGCTCAAAGCACAGGGACTAAGTGGACAGGCACTCAGATCGGAACGTCAGTTTGTACAGGAGGAGTTCTTGGATAAAGAGAAGCAGATCATCTCCACTTTCAAGGCCTCCCAAAAGGGATCTCAAAACGGAAACTCAGCTATGGAAGAGATCCCCGATTACTTGGCGGACCCTATCTCATTCAATCTGTTTATGGACCCTGTTGTGACACCCGCTGGACAGACTTACGAGCGAAGCTGGCTACTAGAGCATTTGAAGGGCGGTGGTAAAGACCCACTGACACGAAAGAACCTCAGCCCTAAGGACCTTTATCCCAACTTGGCTGTCAAAAAGGCAGCCGAGGACTTTATGAAGCGAAACGGCAAATACTAA
- a CDS encoding uncharacterized protein (Compare to YALI0F16819g, highly similar to uniprot|P00925 Saccharomyces cerevisiae YHR174w ENO2 enolase or uniprot|P00924 Saccharomyces cerevisiae YGR254w ENO1 enolase), giving the protein MPVEKLHARYVYDSRGNPTVEVDLTTQHGLFRAIVPSGASTGVHEALELRDKDASKWGGKGVLKAVQNVNEIIAPAVIDAKLDVKDQAAFDKFLLELDGTENKSKLGANAILGVSIAAARAGAGEKGVPLYEHIASLASSPQPYVLPVPFLNVLNGGSHAGGRLAIQEFMIAPTEFESFSESLRAGTEVYHELKKLAKKEYGASAGNVGDEGGVAPDIQTAEEALNLITEAIDAAGYTGKIKIAIDAASSEFYNEEANKYDLDFKNPDSDKSLWKTGEELAAYYSELIKKYPIVSFEDPFAEDDWAAWSHFVSTTDIQIVGDDLTVTNPVRIKRAIEEKSANALLLKVNQIGTITESIQAANDSYDAKWGVMVSHRSGETEDVTIADLAVGLRAGQIKTGAPSRSERLAKYNQLLRIEEELGDKAIFAGPKFHLSRAI; this is encoded by the exons ATGCCTGTTGAGAAGCTCCACGCCCGATACGTCTACGACTCCCGAG GAAACCCCACCGTTGAGGTTGACCTCACCACCCAGCACGGTCTCTTCCGAGCTATCGTCCCCTCCGGCGCCTCCACCGGTGTCCACGAGGCTCTCGAGCTCCGAGACAAGGACGCCTCCAAGTGGGGAGGAAAGGGTGTTCTCAAGGCCGTCCAGAACGTCAACGAGATCATTGCCCCCGCCGTTATTGACGCCAAGCTCGACGTCAAGGACCAGGCTGCCTTTGACAAgttcctccttgagctcgacGGAACCGAGAACAAGTCCAAGCTCGGTGCCAACGCCATCCTCGGTGTCTCCATCGCCGCTGCCCGAGCCGGTGCCGGTGAGAAGGGTGTCCCTCTCTACGAGCACATTGCCTCTCTGGCTAGCTCCCCCCAGCCCTACGTTCTGCCCGTTCCCTTCCTCAACGTTCTGAACGGTGGCTCTCACGCCGGTGGCCGACTCGCCATCCAGGAGTTCATGATTGCTCCCACTGAGTTCGAGTCCTTCTCCGAGTCTCTCCGAGCCGGAACCGAGGTCTACcacgagctcaagaagctcgccaagaaggagtacGGTGCCTCCGCCGGCAACGTCGGTGACGAGGGTGGTGTTGCCCCCGATATTCAGACCGCTGAGGAGGCTCTTAACCTCATCACCGAGGCCATCGATGCTGCTGGCTACACCGGCAAGATCAAGATTGCCATTGATGCTGCTTCTTCCGAGTTCTacaacgaggaggccaacaaGTACGATCTTGACTTCAAGAACCCCGATTCCGACAAGTCTCTGTGGAAGACCGGTGAGGAGCTTGCCGCTTACTACTCtgagctcatcaagaagtacCCCATTGTCTCTTTCGAGGACCCCTTCGCTGAGGACGACTGGGCCGCCTGGTCTCACTTTgtctccaccaccgacaTCCAGATTGTCGGTGATGATCTGACCGTCACCAACCCCGTCCGAATCAAGCGAGCCATTGAGGAGAAGTCCGCTAACGCCCTTCTGCTCAAGGTCAACCAGATCGGAACCATCACCGAGTCTATCCAGGCCGCCAACGACTCCTACGACGCCAAGTGGGGTGTCATGGTCTCCCACCGATCCGGTGAGACTGAGGACGTCACCATTGCTGACCTCGCCGTCGGTCTCCGAGCCGGCCAGATCAAGACTGGTGCTCCCTCTCGATCCGAGCGACTCGCCAAGTACAACCAGCTTCTCCGAatcgaggaggagctcggTGACAAGGCCATCTTCGCTGGCCCCAAGTTCCACCTTTCTCGAGCCATCTAA
- a CDS encoding uncharacterized protein (Compare to YALI0F16874g, weakly similar to uniprot|Q7SI58 Neurospora crassa NCU00593.1 hypothetical protein), translating into MSDDDEFMLSAGDEDYDFEYEDEEEEMEDDDNEAMDCENKYYNAKAVKEDEPEEAIEQFQEIINDPAAGEWAFKSIKQVIKCLTSSDAKSASEREKKWTTTFEYYGKMLDLITSKTTSITRNYAEKSLNSMVANITKSAESEGSESSARQLEKVHTMAIERLDANGSDGLWLKTKLKLAKLYIDVEDLTRAKTEIWELREKLDQPDTAQDASDNYMLELLSLQIQYYTLVGNTRELGVIYQQTLNIKSACLPHPRILGVIRECGGKMYMREKRWDKACEEFFQSFKNYDEAGSPAKIQILKYLVVASILTNSDINVFDSQELQPYRSDGRISQMMALHDGFYQSDISDFYKKIFLQKTDQDLLKDKFLKQYFDQIVDTVQRKYVAHIIKPFCALDISFLARKTSIGEEECRKLLVNLIVESNEGGNESLSDARFNKLTGHVVLDPAVPRLEVPTVSQAQDLITCEASSTTGQLTQILYGGGAGGMIESSSASVTEGHRVGGPHDMPLYAGAGHSMLEKEETDKGDMDIPLLYPVKPAKTFRNMSALEQVWNPVGPIKSRQMATFGQADLDEDDLDKPDMPYSRDEVLKIWTDRVVRVVDEVTNL; encoded by the coding sequence atgtccgacgacgatgagTTTATGCTGAGCGCGGGAGACGAGGATTACGACTTTGAGTacgaagatgaggaggaggaaatggaggacgacgacaatGAGGCCATGGACTGCGAAAACAAGTACTACAACGCCAAGGcggtcaaggaggacgagcccGAGGAGGCGATTGAGCAGTTCCAAGAGATCATCAACgaccctgctgctggcgaATGGGCGTTCAAGTCCATCAAGCAGGTCATCAAGTGTCTGACAAGCTCGGATGCCAAATCAGCTTCTGaacgagaaaaaaagtggaCCACGACGTTTGAATACTACGGCAAGATGCTGGATCTCATCACAAGCAAAACGACGTCAATTACACGCAACTATGCCGAGAAATCGCTCAATTCTATGGTTGcaaacatcaccaagagCGCTGAGAGTGAGGGATCCGAGTCCTCCGCCAgacagctggagaaggtACACACCATGGCCATTGAGCGGCTCGATGCAAACGGCTCCGATGGATTGTGGCTTAAGACAAAGCTCAAGCTTGCTAAGCTTTACATCGACGTGGAGGATCTTACCCGTGCCAAAACGGAAATTTGGGAACTTCGAGAGAAACTGGATCAGCCAGATACCGCCCAAGATGCATCCGACAACTACATGTTGGAGCTGCTTTCGTTGCAGATCCAGTATTACACCCTTGTTGGAAACACCCGAGAACTAGGCGTCATCTACCAACAGACGCTCAACATCAAATCGGCGTGTTTGCCCCACCCCAGAATTCTGGGAGTCATTCGAGAATGTGGCGGCAAAATGTACATGCGGGAGAAGCGGTGGGACAAGGCATGCGAGGAGTTTTTCCAGAGTTTCAAAAACTATGATGAGGCCGGATCTCCTGCCAAAATCCAGATTCTCAAGTATCTGGTGGTTGCATCCATCCTGACCAACTCAGACATTAACGTGTTTGACTCACAGGAACTACAGCCCTACAGAAGTGATGGCCGCATCTCCCAGATGATGGCTCTGCATGACGGTTTCTACCAGTCGGATATCAGCGATTTCTACAAAAAGATCTTCCTGCAAAAGACAGACCAGGATCTGCTTAAAGACAAGTTCTTGAAACAGTACTTTGACCAGATTGTCGATACTGTCCAGCGAAAGTACGTGGCTCACATCATCAAGCCATTCTGTGCACTGGACATTTCATTCTTGGCTAGGAAAACTTCCATcggcgaggaggagtgtcGAAAGCTCTTGGTGAACCTGATTGTGGAGAGCAACGAGGGTGGAAACGAGAGTCTCAGCGATGCAAGATTCAACAAACTAACCGGACATGTGGTTCTTGATCCTGCCGTGCCTCGCCTTGAGGTACCCACTGTCTCTCAGGCTCAGGATCTCATCACATGTGAGGCTTCCTCTACCACTGGCCAGTTGACACAGATTCTgtacggaggaggagctggaggaatGATCGAGtcctcttctgcttctgttACCGAGGGTCATCGAGTCGGTGGACCCCACGACATGCCTCTGTATGCTGGTGCTGGGCACTCTATGCtagagaaggaggagaccgacAAGGGCGACATGGATATTCCACTGCTCTATCCCGTGAAACCCGCCAAGACCTTCAGAAACATGTCTGCTCTGGAACAGGTCTGGAACCCCGTTGGTCCCATCAAATCTAGACAGATGGCTACCTTTGGCCAGGCTGATTTGGATGAAGACGATCTTGATAAGCCTGACATGCCCTATTCTCGAGATGAGGTGCTCAAGATCTGGACTGACCGGGTTGTCAGAGTCGTTGATGAGGTTACTAATCTGTAG
- a CDS encoding uncharacterized protein (Compare to YALI0F16896g, similar to uniprot|P40260 Saccharomyces cerevisiae YGR121c MEP1 ammonia permease of high capacity and moderate affinity or uniprot|P53390 Saccharomyces cerevisiae YPR138c MEP3 low affinity high capacity ammonium permease): MHYLEHRRSEQLGGIVGKGMEMLEKRGGDVWQYTYDTGDVAYITVSMCMILVMIPGLGFLYSGLARRKSALSMIWVCFMGAIVAQIQWYFWGYSLAFSPSSNRFIGNLDNFGLKNILKHEDGSRKYPELLFAGFQGMFCSVTVAIVVGGVAERGRLLPAMIFAFCWATIVYCPIAFWIWGPNGWAGAHWDVLDFAGGGPVEIASGIGGLAYSFALGRRKEQLLLNFRPHNVSLVTMGTALLWFGWLGFNGGSALGSNLKAVYAVWNSNIAACFGALTWCLLDFRLEKKWSTVAICSGIISGLVAATPCSGIIPLWASVPLGIVAAAICNFSTQIKYILKIDDSMDTFAEHGVAGIVGLIFNAFFGADYVIGLDGSTPHGGGWVSNNWKQIYKQICFVLAASGYTFVMTVVLCYAINFIPGCKLRASEEAELRGMDEDQIGEFAYDYVEVRRDWLAWTPPTKSHMHDEPEHSTDADAIEANADVLAGSSPNDQNSSMEQPPTSSQATSADDEKNGIHP; encoded by the coding sequence ATGCACTACCTAGAACACCGCCGGAGCGAACAACTCGGAGGTATCGTCGGAAAGGGGATGGAGatgctggagaagcgagGAGGTGATGTGTGGCAATACACTTACGATACTGGAGATGTGGCCTACATCACCGTGTCCATGTGCATGATTCTGGTCATGATTCCAGGCCTGGGTTTTCTGTACTCGGGTCTGGCCCGAAGAAAGTCGGCGCTGTCTATGATCTGGGTGTGTTTCATGGGCGCCATTGTTGCCCAGATTCAGTGGTACTTCTGGGGATACTCGTTGGCcttttctccttcttctaACCGGTTTATCGGCAACCTGGACAACTTTGGTCTTAAGAACATTCTCAAACACGAGGACGGCAGTCGCAAGTACCccgagctgctgtttgCCGGCTTCCAGGGTATGTTCTGCTCTGTGACCGTGGCCATTGTGGTGGGAGGTGTGGCCGAGCGAGGTCGTCTGCTGCCCGCCATGATTTTTGCATTCTGCTGGGCCACCATTGTCTACTGCCCCATTGCATTCTGGATCTGGGGCCCCAACGGATGGGCTGGAGCTCACTGGGACGTGCTGGACTttgcaggaggaggacctGTGGAAATTGCATCTGGTATCGGAGGTCTGGCATACTCTTTTGCTCTTGGCCGAAGAAAGGAAcaactgctgctcaactTCCGACCCCACAACGTGTCTCTGGTGACCATGGGAACCGCTCTACTGTGGTTTGGCTGGCTGGGATTCAACGGAGGCTCTGCTCTTGGCTCCAACCTGAAGGCGGTCTACGCTGTGTGGAACTCCAACATTGCCGCCTGCTTTGGTGCTCTGACTTGGTGTCTGCTGGATTTCCGGCTCGAAAAGAAGTGGTCTACCGTGGCCATCTGTTCCGGTATTATTTCGGGGCTGGTTGCTGCTACTCCCTGTTCTGGTATCATTCCTCTGTGGGCCTCTGTCCCTCTCGGTATCGTTGCAGCAGCGATTTGTAACTTTTCCACACAAATCAAGTACATTCTCAAGATTGATGATTCCATGGATACCTTTGCTGAGCACGGCGTCGCAGGAATTGTCGGACTCATTTTCAACGCCTTCTTTGGAGCCGACTACGTGATTGGCTTGGATGGATCCACTCCTCACGGAGGAGGATGGGTGTCCAACAACTGGAAGCAGATCTACAAGCAGATTTGTTTTGTGTTGGCCGCCTCTGGATACACCTTTGTCATGACTGTCGTGCTCTGCTACGCCATCAACTTCATCCCCGGCTGCAAGCTGCGAGCATCTGAGGAGGCCGAACTTCGAGGAATGGACGAAGACCAGATTGGAGAGTTCGCCTACGACTACGTCGAGGTCCGACGAGACTGGCTGGCTTGGACTCCCCCCACCAAGTCGCACATGCACGATGAGCCTGAGCACTCGACCGATGCCGACGCGATTGAGGCCAACGCCGACGTCCTGGCCGGCTCCAGTCCAAACGACCAGAACTCGTCCATGGAACAACCCCCCACTTCTTCCCAGGCCACCTCGGCCGACGATGAAAAGAACGGAATTCATCCGTAA
- a CDS encoding uncharacterized protein (Compare to YALI0F16852g, no similarity), which produces MKQTATFDYKFPMDSGFGPQSHHDMDSLKYDTSSYEELFGDLHEVTPQPNDPSPGTKMQSIEDFQDLDVDLLGLVQGNHPGGSSHNSSSGVAYSNPTPANASVNSSNTNIMYPSTLPSPQLGTPMSQMSLTSQSISSSESLHHTPPMSMTALSSHQQSPFQHQQLQQQVTQQLQHQQHPPQQQLQHPQQQPVPGQGPPQQQPSMQQQPQQQMAPQQQPAAAQARRQPWNVNMNMVSAPTPWGAWGLGGSAAAAAAAAALSQHNGVRVSHIPVSNNPAPRKKLSEHQLRVLEKVFNETPKPCLKTRTELERDLDLPKKNIQIWFQNRRAKEKQNIKKREGELANAAANSSASNSANNPSSAVRQPHMAAAAAAAAINSDGPQPDQNINNPPMKPVMHIPNANGKQVPTTTRQRPGLSLQRTFSTTSQSSINNTHTPTTPVMGAPPKNPTTPVGLGGSTKHPSSTSLPALASTTNSDTPKRHRSNSSASFDRRSSTSATASNQSALVGMGISMPAGGHGHSRASSTSVLGPPLERKTPAETLAAASKMRRSNSFMGNNMSLSRRGSETASAPGHARKNSMPMNHVTGQVGSVTSLTSIMTPSLSHTPSGSGQVTPNLMTPHTPQFSLDDGEVTPLNSPSAFTGHMMTPGPGPATPMSSQFRDRSFSQSSLYGPIAEDHALETTSTNGQSGQHMNNNSINNNGSHSNNQPMQFGNPVEFDVGGGNGNGGQSNGGAGNSMSFGVNSIAGASRDSSVYTTNSNGFSQSQGSGSFTSLSTSVDSMSAVSMVMPDSTPMFTPTMDDATIAGGDSDGKRISVVKEEDDPYFQFVLSSMFPQDQAHDNDEFYNTMMGIS; this is translated from the coding sequence ATGAAGCAAACGGCAACGTTCGACTACAAGTTCCCGATGGACTCGGGGTTTGGCCCCCAGAGCCACCACGACATGGACTCGCTCAAGTACGACACCTCGTCCTACGAAGAGCTGTTTGGAGACCTGCACGAGGTGACCCCCCAGCCCAACGACCCGTCGCCTGGCACAAAGATGCAGTCCATCGAGGACTTTCAGGACCTAGACGTGGATCTGCTGGGACTCGTGCAAGGCAACCACCCCGGCGGAAGTAGTCACAACAGCAGTAGCGGAGTGGCGTACTCAAACCCCACCCCTGCCAACGCCTCCGTCAACTCGTCCAACACAAACATCATGTACCCGTCGACACTGCCGTCACCACAGCTGGGTACGCCCATGTCGCAAATGAGCCTGACGTCGCAGTCGATATCGTCGAGCGAGAGCCTACATCACACGCCACCCATGAGCATGACGGCGTTGTCGTCGCATCAGCAGTCGCCGTTCCAACATCAGCAACTGCAACAGCAGGTCacccagcagctccagcaccagcagcacccGCCACAACAGCAACTTCAGcatcctcaacaacagccCGTGCCAGGACAGGGCCCACCACAACAGCAGCCCTCGatgcagcaacaaccacagcagcagatggcaccccagcagcaacccGCTGCCGCACAGGCCCGCCGACAGCCCTGGAACGTGAACATGAACATGGTGTCGGCGCCCACCCCATGGGGCGCCTGGGGTCTCGGTGGCtccgcagcagcagccgccGCAGCCGCAGCGCTGTCGCAGCACAACGGCGTGAGAGTGTCGCACATTCCCGTGTCCAACAACCCTGCGCCACGGAAGAAGCTCAGTGAGCACCAGCTGCGAGTGCTGGAAAAGGTGTTCAACGAGACGCCCAAGCCGTGTCTCAAGACACGCACGGAGCTGGAGCGGGACCTTGATCTGCCGAAAAAGAACATCCAGATCTGGTTCCAGAATCGCcgggccaaggagaagcagaacATCAAAAAGCGGGAGGGCGAGCTGGCCAACGCCGCCGCCAACAGCAGTGCGAGCAACAGTGCCAACAACCCGTCGTCTGCAGTACGACAACCACAcatggctgctgctgctgccgccgccgccaTCAACAGCGACGGCCCCCAGCCGGACCAAAACATTAACAATCCGCCCATGAAACCCGTTATGCATATCCCCAACGCCAATGGCAAACAGGtgcccaccaccacccGACAACGGCCCGGTCTTTCTCTCCAGCGCACATTCTCTACCACTTCTCAATCTTCTATtaacaacacacacacaccgACCACCCCGGTCATGGGAGCTCCTCCCAAGAACCCCACGACCCCCGTGGGCCTCGGAGGCAGCACCAAGCATCCTTCCTCCACATCGCTGCCGGCGCTGGCATCGACAACCAATTCTGATACGCCCAAACGGCACCGGTCCAACTCGTCGGCGTCGTTTGACCGACGGTCCAGCACCAGCGCAACGGCCTCTAATCAGTCTGCCCTTGTCGGTATGGGCATCTCCATGCCTGCCGGGGGCCACGGCCACTCGCGGGCGTCATCCACGTCGGTTCTGGGGCCTCCTCTCGAGCGCAAGACGCCTGCCGAGACGCTAGCGGCCGCTTCCAAAATGCGCCGAAGCAACTCGTTTATGGGcaacaacatgtctctGTCGCGACGAGGCTCGGAGACTGCGTCGGCCCCCGGCCACGCGCGCAAGAACTCGATGCCCATGAACCATGTGACGGGCCAGGTGGGCTCAGTGACGTCGCTGACGTCGATCATGACGCCCTCGCTGTCGCACACACCCTCTGGTTCAGGCCAGGTGACCCCAAACTTGATGACTCCACACACACCTCAATTCTCGCTGGACGACGGAGAGGTGACACCATTGAATTCGCCCTCTGCATTTACCGGCCATATGATGACACCGGGCCCTGGACCTGCCACCCCAATGTCGTCGCAATTCCGAGATCGCTCCTTCAGCCAGTCGTCTCTCTACGGCCCTATTGCCGAGGATCATGCTCTAGAGACTACAAGCACTAATGGACAGAGTGGACAGCATatgaacaacaacagcatcaacaacaatggATCGCACTCAAATAACCAGCCCATGCAGTTTGGCAATCCTGTGGAGTTTGATGTGGGCGGAGGCAACGGAAACGGAGGACAGAGCAACGGTGGTGCCGGCAACAGCATGAGCTTCGGAGTGAATAGCATCGCAGGTGCCTCTCGGGACTCGTCCGTCTACACTACCAACTCCAACGGGTTCTCACAGAGCCAGGGGAGCGGTAGTTTCACCAGTCTCAGCACGTCGGTGGACAGCATGTCTGCAGTTTCCATGGTGATGCCCGACTCCACGCCCATGTTTACTCCGACCATGGATGACGCCACCATTGCTGGAGGCGACTCCGACGGCAAGCGCATCAGCgttgtcaaggaggaggatgatcCATATTTCCAGTTTGTTCTTTCGTCCATGTTCCCGCAGGACCAGGCTCACGACAACGACGAGTTCTACAACACCATGATGGGCATTAGCTAG
- a CDS encoding uncharacterized protein (Compare to YALI0F16918g, similar to Saccharomyces cerevisiae SLI1 (YGR212W); ancestral locus Anc_5.119, weakly similar to uniprot|P53304 Saccharomyces cerevisiae hypothetical 54.5 kda protein YGR212w), giving the protein MWNVVVWWTTLATTILTTGPLERLMAVRAQLGLYTNVWVSAELDEPVELNVLYQAVADVIMDEPMLGVVVTGRKEKDLRFTKLKGIRISDAVSLEYFNEENIANIHTQLHDIQFDLQGDKPLWRVFPINKGKELVFVYDHTPLDGMSGASVCVKLAKACQNVRNPSVSRHDVALVSGAPIPPPLEGQMNVSVPYWKLCVALMEEYAKPLCTFATALRRLVYSKEVDQYRFGTGPKHKKKWTGRYSLIDIDKAKTKRLLDTCHKNEVSASAVLFAVLVSASSDTLYRHYPVSSSKMRANARIPYNARQFIRKEQLASLGCMVGDAELQTVVPPPKNVQKKGYYKSKEFFDIARGFRSSVLENIAKSRPDDCPAAMHDIGMIQFVPSIKDFFESHTEGAARSELFSISNLCAVDPCGTNIERLRFSQCTGANCAFLQFGAVGVKGGALSVSISAADDPDDCLGDLTKEVQRFVDQL; this is encoded by the coding sequence ATGTGGaatgtggtggtgtggtggaCCACACTTGcaactacaatactaactacAGGACCCCTAGAACGACTCATGGCGGTGAGAGCCCAGCTCGGGCTCTACACAAACGTCTGGGTCTCTGCAGAGCTCGATGAGCCTGTGGAACTGAACGTACTCTACCAGGCCGTGGCCGACGTGATCATGGACGAACCCATGCTCGGTGTCGTGGTCACTGGACGAAAGGAAAAAGACCTGCGCTTCACCAAACTCAAGGGCATCAGAATATCCGACGCCGTGTCTCTTGAGTACTTCAACGAAGAAAACATCGCCAACATCCACACCCAACTCCACGACATTCAGTTTGATCTGCAAGGTGATAAGCCCCTTTGGAGAGTCTTCCCCAtcaacaagggcaaggagcTTGTCTTCGTCTACGACCATACGCCCCTGGATGGCATGTCCGGAGCCTCTGTCTGCGTCAAGCTCGCCAAGGCATGTCAGAATGTCCGAAACCCGTCCGTGTCACGACATGACGTGGCCCTTGTGTCTGGAGCTCCCATCCCACCACCCCTGGAGGGCCAGATGAACGTCTCCGTGCCCTACTGGAAGCTCTGCGTCGCTCTCATGGAGGAATACGCCAAGCCGCTGTGCACCTTTGCCACGGCTCTGCGTCGACTGGTCTACTCGAAGGAGGTGGACCAGTACCGATTTGGAACCGGTCCCAAacacaagaagaagtggactGGACGATACTCGCTCATCGACATTGACAAAGCCAAGACCAAGCGTCTGCTCGACACGTGCCATAAGAACGAAGTGTCTGCGTCGGCTGTTCTTTTTGCCGTGCTCGTGTCTGCCTCTTCGGACACTCTCTACAGACACTACCCCGTTTCGTCGTCCAAGATGCGGGCCAACGCACGTATCCCATACAACGCGCGTCAGTTCATCCGAAAGGAGCAGCTGGCATCGTTGGGATGCATGGTTGGAGATGCAGAGCTGCAGACGGTGGTACCCCCACCCAAAAACGTGCAGAAGAAGGGATACTACAAGTCGAAGGAGTTTTTCGATATTGCCCGAGGGTTCCGATCGTCGGTGCTCGAGAACATTGCCAAGTCCCGCCCTGACGACTGTCCTGCCGCCATGCACGACATTGGCATGATCCAGTTTGTCCCCTCTATCAAGGACTTCTTTGAATCCCACACTGAGGGAGCTGCTCGTTCGGAGCTTTTCTCTATCTCCAACCTTTGTGCCGTGGATCCCTGCGGCACCAACATTGAGCGACTGCGCTTCTCTCAATGTACCGGCGCTAACTGTGCGTTCCTGCAGTTTGGAGCCGTCGGAGTCAAGGGAGGCGCTCTTTCTGTGTCCATCTCTGCTGCCGACGACCCCGATGACTGTCTTGGCGATCTCACCAAAGAGGTTCAGCGATTCGTTGACCAGTTGTGA